Part of the Aquimarina sp. MAR_2010_214 genome is shown below.
TATTTTAGCAGGAATATTGCTTAACCTTACCCCTGGAGCAGATACTATGTATATTTTAGGGCGTAGCATTTCGCAAGGAAAAAAATCTGGAGTAATCTCTGCTCTGGGGATTTCTTCGGGAGCTCTTTTACATTGTCTTTTTGCAGCCCTTGGATTATCTATATTATTAACAAAATCTGCTACTGCATTTAGTATTGTTAAATATGCTGGCGCTGTTTATCTTGTATCTTTAGGGATTAAATCATTGCTAACAAAATCAACAGCTATTGCTGAAGTAATTAAAGAAAAAAGGAAAACACAAAACTACTTAAAAGTATATATGTCAGGTGTTTTAACCAACCTACTTAATCCTAAAGTTGCTCTCTTTTTTTTGGCATTCTTACCACAATTTATTAATCCCGAATATGCTAAAAGTGCCATTCCATTCATAATTCTGGGATTAACTTTTGTAGTTACAGGTACAATATGGTGTATGATACTAGCATTCTTTTCCGCCAAGCTGGCAAACAAGATCAGAGAGAACAGTAAAGTGAAGTTTTGGATGGATAAAACCACAGGAGTTCTCTTTATTTTACTAGGAATCAAATTAGCCTTAAGTAAAAAATAATACTTCAGATAAATATTAAAATATAACAGAATGTGAATAATTCTTAAAAAAGAATCAAAATTGAAAAAAAAAGTAGGGTATCGTATAAGTTAACCGTTGTATAATTAAGAGAAAGTAATATATGTTGTTTTCTCATAAGAACATATAGAATAATTGATAGGTGAAATCACAACTATCAATAATCACATAAATTATTGACAATCATTATTTTATATAATGTTCAATTGTTAACTTAAAAGAACTGTTATGAAGCGAATACCAAAATTAGCAAGTATTGTACTAATTTCATTTTTATTATGTTTTTGTTCAGGAGATGATGATGCCACTACTCCAAATCCCGGTCCGGGTGAACCCACCGAAGCAACAAAAACATTGGTA
Proteins encoded:
- a CDS encoding LysE family translocator yields the protein MFGILNFGTFILAGILLNLTPGADTMYILGRSISQGKKSGVISALGISSGALLHCLFAALGLSILLTKSATAFSIVKYAGAVYLVSLGIKSLLTKSTAIAEVIKEKRKTQNYLKVYMSGVLTNLLNPKVALFFLAFLPQFINPEYAKSAIPFIILGLTFVVTGTIWCMILAFFSAKLANKIRENSKVKFWMDKTTGVLFILLGIKLALSKK